Proteins encoded together in one Campylobacter peloridis LMG 23910 window:
- a CDS encoding DUF2920 family protein codes for MLKNETYFIDSCDDIELGIKRESKLEYRITYDDSKQMQAIVFMIGAYGSSVSMMEFDRQYIAQKFNVIVVNVIYWCFGARTGDEVDYSAKTMITENDLEFLKNSLDRMNLSADEINVNTAGYLINSLNDYIQNLKNANHIEKDFQININATLIPPNNEYQNYGIMAAIDHINALKDIIKKHPEFKVLPKIYGGGSYGGYLALLISKIAPWHVDGVLDNSGEALLLLRYIIGRDLNEIEFLINKQNMKIGCFLKTHWNANPNSPYCFKNENYMIRALLNPTHLTIQANKSKNIKYISYHSSTDLMSPVNDKIQLMQIYQTIGYDVEFHLIKDDDIDGEFIKHSNHGGGITMKALFKKELPRLLEQFQGKYFGLKQDSIEYPCGEKTFVFKDKHNKFELEII; via the coding sequence ATGTTAAAAAATGAAACTTATTTCATAGACTCTTGTGATGATATAGAACTTGGAATAAAAAGAGAAAGTAAATTAGAATACAGAATCACTTATGATGATAGTAAGCAAATGCAAGCAATTGTTTTTATGATAGGTGCTTATGGATCAAGTGTATCAATGATGGAATTTGATAGACAATATATTGCACAAAAATTTAATGTTATTGTGGTTAATGTGATTTACTGGTGCTTTGGAGCAAGAACAGGAGATGAGGTTGATTATAGTGCTAAGACAATGATCACAGAAAATGACTTGGAATTTTTGAAAAATTCTTTAGATAGAATGAATTTAAGTGCTGATGAAATCAATGTTAATACAGCGGGATATTTAATAAATAGTTTAAATGATTATATACAAAATTTAAAAAATGCTAATCACATAGAAAAAGATTTTCAGATAAATATCAATGCTACTTTAATTCCCCCTAATAACGAATATCAAAATTATGGCATTATGGCTGCAATTGATCACATAAATGCTTTAAAAGATATAATAAAAAAACATCCTGAATTTAAAGTTTTACCAAAAATTTATGGGGGGGGGTCATACGGAGGTTATCTAGCGCTTCTTATTTCAAAGATAGCTCCTTGGCATGTTGATGGTGTTTTAGATAATTCTGGAGAAGCTTTGCTTTTGCTCCGATATATTATAGGAAGAGATTTAAACGAAATAGAATTTTTAATTAACAAGCAAAATATGAAAATAGGTTGTTTTTTAAAAACACATTGGAATGCTAATCCAAATTCTCCTTATTGTTTTAAAAATGAAAATTATATGATTAGAGCTTTATTAAATCCTACTCATTTAACAATTCAAGCAAATAAAAGTAAAAATATAAAATACATTAGCTATCATAGTTCAACTGATTTAATGAGTCCTGTCAATGATAAAATTCAGCTAATGCAAATTTATCAAACTATAGGTTATGATGTAGAATTTCATTTAATTAAAGATGATGATATTGATGGAGAATTTATTAAACATTCTAATCATGGCGGTGGCATCACAATGAAAGCTTTATTTAAAAAGGAATTGCCAAGATTATTAGAACAATTTCAAGGAAAGTATTTTGGATTAAAACAAGATAGTATAGAATATCCTTGCGGAGAAAAAACTTTTGTTTTTAAAGATAAACACAATAAATTTGAATTAGAGATTATATAA